TTCTGCACCAGCTTGAAGCCGCGCAGGGTGCGTGCATCCAGCGGCAGGGCCGGGGCGGCACTGGGGCGGAAGATGGTGGTCAAGGCGATGAAGCCGGCATACATGGCGGTCAGCACCAGACCGGGGAACATGGCGCCTTGGTACATGTCGCCGACCGAACGGCCCAACTGGTCGGCCATGATGATCAGCACCAAGGACGGCGGGATGATCTGGGCCAAGGTGCCGGAAGCGGCGATGACGCCGGTGGCTAGGCGCGGATCATAGCCGTAACGCAGCATGATCGGCAGCGAGATCAGACCCATGGAAATGACGCTGGCGGCGACCACACCGGTAGTGGCGGCCAACAGGGCACCGACGAAGATGACCGCATAGGCCAGACCGCCGCGGATGGGGCCGAACAACTGGCCGATGGTGTCCAGCAGGTCTTCGGCCATGCCGCTGCGTTCCAGGATCAACCCCATGAAGGTGAAGAACGGAATGGCCAGCAGGGTTTCGTTGCGCATGATGCCGAACACACGTTCAGGCAGCGCCTGGAACAGTTCGACATGGAACAGGCCCAGTTCCATGCCCAGCAGGCCGAACAGCAGGCCATTGGCGCCCAGGGCGAAAGCCACCGGATAACCGCACAGCAGGAACAGAACCAGGGCGCCAAACATCAAGGGCGCCATATTGGCGATAATGAAGGCGGTCATTCCTTGGCCCCTCCGTGATGGCCGGCGGCAGGGGCGCCGTATGAGTCAATATGTCCGCTCAGGAAGGCTGCGCGCTTGATGATTTCCGACAAGCCTTGCAGCACCAGCAAGGCGAAGCCCACCGGGATCAGCAGTTTGGCTGGCCAGCGGATCAAGCCGCCGGCATCGCTGGAATGTTCCATGGTGACGAACGAATCGACGAAGATGGGGATCGACAGCCACATGATCATGATCGCCATGGGGAATAGGAAGAACAGGCCCCCCAGAATGTCGATCCAGGCCTGAGCCCGCTGACTGAGCCCGCTGCTGAGCACGTCGATGCGGATATGTTCATTGCGGAGCAAGGTGTAGCCCGCAGCCAGCAGGAACACTGCCGAGAACAAATACCACTGGACTTCAAGCCATGCGTTGGAACTGGCGTTGAACGCATAACGGATCACGGCGTTACCCGAACTGACGATGACCGCCAGCAGGATCAGCCAACATACCGACTTGCCGACCATCGTATTCAGACGGTCGATCAGGCCGCTGAGTTTCAGCAGCAGCGTCATGGAACCTCCCTAGAACCTGTACCGGTATTACCTCTTGGACAATCGCACTATGACATGGTGTCAATACGAAGGCCAGATGGCCCATGCATTACGGATTTCCGTA
This is a stretch of genomic DNA from Magnetospirillum gryphiswaldense MSR-1 v2. It encodes these proteins:
- a CDS encoding TRAP transporter small permease subunit is translated as MTLLLKLSGLIDRLNTMVGKSVCWLILLAVIVSSGNAVIRYAFNASSNAWLEVQWYLFSAVFLLAAGYTLLRNEHIRIDVLSSGLSQRAQAWIDILGGLFFLFPMAIMIMWLSIPIFVDSFVTMEHSSDAGGLIRWPAKLLIPVGFALLVLQGLSEIIKRAAFLSGHIDSYGAPAAGHHGGAKE